Part of the Verrucomicrobiota bacterium JB022 genome is shown below.
CAACTGCACGGCCGACGACGCCGCCTACGCGATGTTCGAGATCGACGGCCCGAATGGCGAAATCGTGGTCAATTTCAACTGCTCGTGGGCCACTCGCGTGCGCCGCGACGACCTCCTGACCTTGCATGTGGACGGTGAAAAGGGTTCCGCCGTCGCCGGCCTGCGCGACTGCTACATCCAGCACTACTCCAACACGCCGAAGCCGGTCTGGAACCCGGACATCGACCAGCCGATCAACTTCTTCCAGGACTGGTCGAAGGTGCCCAACCAAGAGCTTTACGACAACGCCTTCAAGGTGCAGTGGGAGATGTTCCTGAAGCACGTGGTGCTCGATACGCCCTTCCGCTGGGACTTGCTCGAAGGTGCCAAGGGCGTGCAGCTCGCCGAATATGGCATCAAGAGCTGGGACGAGCGCCGTTGGCTCGACTTGCCCAAACTCCAAGCCTAACCCGCCATGGCCCGCACCGCACTCATTACCGGAGGCTCGCGCGGCATCGGCTTCGGCATTGCCCAGGCTCTTGCCGCCGAGGGCTGGAACCTCGTTATCAACGGCATGCGCCCCGAAGATGGGGTGCAGGAGCCGCTTGAAGCCCTGCGCGCCCAAGGTGTCCAGGTGGCCTATGCCCGGGGCGACATCGGCTCGGCCGAAGGGCGCAACGCCATCCTCGAAGTGGCGCGCAAGGCCGCCGGGGGTTCGCTCAACCTGCTCGTCAACAACGCCGGCGTGGCCCCCAAAGTCCGTGCCGACCTGCTGGAGACGACCGAGGAGAGCTACGACTATGTCGTGAACACCAACCTGCGCGGGGTCTTCTTCCTCTCGCAGGCGGTCGCCAACGACATGGTCAAGGCGAAGCAGGCCGACCCCAGCTTCAGCGCCACGATCGTCAACGTGTCGTCGATCTCCGCCACTGTCGTGAGCATCAACCGCGGCGAATACTGTGTCGCCAAGGCCGGGCTCTCGATGGTCACGCAGCTCTTCGCGACTCGCCTCGGCTCCGAAGGCATCCCCGTCTACGAAGTGCGCCCCGGCGTAATCAAGACGGACATGACCTCCGGCGTCACCGCGAAATACGACAAGCTGATTGAAGAAGGCCTTTGCGTGCAGCCGCGTTGGGGCTTCCCGGAAGACATCGCCAAATCCGTCGCCAGCCTCGCCCGGGGTGACTTCCCGTTCTCGACCGGCCAGGTGATCATGGTCGATGGCGGCCTGACGATTCCGCGCCTTTAGTAGCCACAAATATCCTGGCGGTGTATCTCACCGTCCCTCGAGGCAGGGGGCCGCCCCCCTGCCTTTTGTATTCTAGACAGCACGCTAGTTTTTGGCGCCTTCCAGTGAGACTAAAATCCGCGAGTCGTTTTTCGCCCTGGTATGGCCATTAAACCCAAAGGGTTCGCCAGCCGCCTCATCGCGTGGCGAAGCGTCATCCGGATGGGTCCCGCGGATCATGAGGGCAAGGTCTCGCGCGAACTGCTGCAGGCTGGAGGCTTGAGATTCCATCTCCTGTGCGGTGGCAGCCGATTCTTCGGCTACCGCGGCATTCTGTTGCACGACGCCGCTCAACTCGTGCATCGCCTTAGCAATCTCCGAAATGCCGTTTCTCTGCTCGGACGACGCCTGTGCAATCTCCTTGATCAACACTGTCACCTGACGAGCGGCCACCTCCACTTCCTGGAACTCGCTCTCGGTCTGGCTCGCTACTTCAGCGGCCTTGCTGATCTTGCTGACGCTGCCTTCGATCAGGCTGGAAGTGTCGCGAGCAGCCTCCGCCGCCCGCTGGGCAAGACTGCGCACTTCATTGGCCACCACCGCAAAACCGGCCCCAGCGCTACCCGCACGAGCCGCTTCCACCGCTGCATTCAGCGCGAGCAGATTAGTCTGAAAGGCTATTTCATCGATCGTCTTGACGATGCGCTGCGTCTGGCGGCTGACTTCGGTGATCTGGGCCATCGACTCGGAAAGGTGCTGCATACTAGACGTCGTGCTCGCCACCAACTCTGCCGTATTGCCCATTGCGTGGTCCACCGACGTCGAGTTCTCGGCGTTGCGCTTGACCATCGAGGTAATTTCTTCGACCGACGCGCTAGTCTCTTCAATCGCAGCGGCAGACTCAGTCGCCCCTTGAGCCATCGTATTTCCGGCGGTCAGGACTTCCTTGCCTGTCCGGGTTAGCTGCTCGGCAAAACGGTGCATCTGAACCGACAGTGCGGTGAGCGGCGCCGCGATTCGGTTCGCCATCAGCCAGATGAGGATCAACACCAGCAGGCACGCCGCTGCGCCAATCGCGATGCACAGATTGCGGATCGCGGTAGCTTCGGCCAAGGCATGAGACTCAGGCGTCACCACGCACAGCATCCAAGGCGCACCGCCGTCGTGAACCACGGGCAGGCCCGTAGCGAAAGCCTTCGAACCGTCCAGCTCCGACGTGGTCTTTTCATTGAGCGGCGTTCCTTCTGCCAGCCGCGACTGAAGCGTGTCGAGGTCTACAAACTGTGCCGCCTGCTGGCCCCAGGCCTCCTGCTCAGGATACGAAACCAACAGGCCATTCGCCGCCACGAGGAAGCCGTAGCCACCCTCCCCGTGCTGGATCGCGGCGACCATCTCCTGAAACTGATCCATCGCAAAATCTACCCCGGCGACTCCAATGATCTTCTCGCCCGAACGGATCGGAACGCAGTAGCTGACGACCATGATGTTCTTGCCCTGAATCGGGTAGACGATCGGCTGCATCAGGACCTCGCCCCCCGACTTCAAGGGTCGCATGTAAAAATCGCTGTCGGGAGCAGGCTTACGATGAGCCTTGCAGACATCGAGCTGGATTGTATCGCCGCGGACCCAAAGCGGAGCAAAACGCCCGTCTGGATCGCTCCCCAATTGGCCTACGTACTCCGCATCGCGGCCGTCGAGCGCATTTGGTTCTGCAATAGCCCAAACGTCCATCACCTTTGGATTGTCTGCCAGCATGCGCCGGATCATCTGGTGGATTGTCTCGCGGTCGGGCACTTGCCCGCTCTCATGCAGACCGCCGAGCATGGACGCAACGCCGCGAGCGGTGGCTGCCGCCTGCCGGATCTCGTCGGTAATGCGTGCAGCCTCGGTCGAGGCCATCTGCCGTGCTAGATCCAAGGAACTATCCCGGGCGTAATCGGCAGTCCGCATCGCCACAATGGAAACGGTTGCCGTGAAGGTTGCAATGACGGCACCGCCAATGAAGAGAAGCATGCGGTTCCGAAGGCTCAAACGTAATTTCAGCGGCATGGAAGCGAAGATGTGAAGGATCAGGAGACGACGCGGGTTGGATGAGCGCCATTTGCCCGAGCCGGATCACGATTACGCAAGTTTCGCAGTCCCGGCCTTCCAACACGCCTCGGATAGCTGAAAGATCGGCGACAGAAGAGGTATTGTTAGCGCTCCAGCCGGCAGCAATGGACGATTTCAGGCTCGGGAATGTAAAAAAGATGTTGAGCAAACGCTTAATAGGCGTCGGACGCTGGCAAGGCTAGGAAAACCCGCCTCACCTCGAGGGCGAAAGCGTCCATTTACACCCGATAGTCGCACGATCTTCACGGGGTTGACACAGCGCTGCGGTACCTTCGGCAGAAGCTGCCTCGCCGCAGCAAATCTCTCAAAACCATGAAACTGCATCGCTCCCTATCGCTGGTCGGCGCTCTCATTGCCGGCCTTTTCTCGGTGCACAGCGTCAGCGCGCAATACAAGCTGACGATCCTGCACAACAACGACGCCGAATCCCAGTTGATCAATGCTGGCTCGGGTCTCGAAGACTACGGCGGCGCGGCCCGTTTCGTCAGCCTCGTGAACAACCTGCGCACCGAGGCCAATAATGCCGGCAACGGTGTGATCACGCTCTCCTCGGGCGATAACTTCCTCGCCGGCGCGGAGTTCGACGCCAGCCGCTCCAACAATCTCGGGCCCGGCGGCACGCCTCTGTGGTACGACGCCCTCGCCTGGGAGCAGATCGGCTACGATGCGATGGTCCTCGGCAACCACGACTTCGATTTCGGCACCCAAGTGCTCTCGCAGATGATCTCGCAGGCTTCGAGCACCCGGTTCCTCAGCTCCAACCTCGACTTCTCCGCAGACAGCAACCTCAACCCGCTGGCCACCGCCGGCCGCATCGCCTCCAGCACCACCGTGACGGTCAACACTGCCAGCGGCAGCAAGACGATCGGCATCGTGGGTGCCACTACCCCTGCCCTCCCCACTATTTCCAGCCCTGGCGCGGTCAAGGTGCAGAACATGGCCAACACCATCGCCACCGTGCAGGCCGAGATCGACGCCCTGCGCAACGGCGGGGCCGACCATGTGATCTTCGTCTCTCACCTGCAGGACGTAAACACCGACAAGACGGTGATCAACCAGCTGCGCGGCGTCGACCTCGCCATCGCGGGCGGTGGCGACGAAAACCTGGCCGAAGGCAGTGAGCCGGTCGGCGGTTTTGTGCCGGGCGACAGCAAGCAGGGCGACTACCCCCTCACCGACACGACCGATGCCGACGGCAACACGATCCCCATCGTGACCACCGCCGGCTCTTACAAGTATCTGGGCAAGATCGACCTCGAGTTCGATGTCGACGGCAACCTTATCGGTGCCAATGGCGACGCCTACAC
Proteins encoded:
- a CDS encoding 3-ketoacyl-ACP reductase; translated protein: MARTALITGGSRGIGFGIAQALAAEGWNLVINGMRPEDGVQEPLEALRAQGVQVAYARGDIGSAEGRNAILEVARKAAGGSLNLLVNNAGVAPKVRADLLETTEESYDYVVNTNLRGVFFLSQAVANDMVKAKQADPSFSATIVNVSSISATVVSINRGEYCVAKAGLSMVTQLFATRLGSEGIPVYEVRPGVIKTDMTSGVTAKYDKLIEEGLCVQPRWGFPEDIAKSVASLARGDFPFSTGQVIMVDGGLTIPRL
- a CDS encoding methyl-accepting chemotaxis protein, with amino-acid sequence MPLKLRLSLRNRMLLFIGGAVIATFTATVSIVAMRTADYARDSSLDLARQMASTEAARITDEIRQAAATARGVASMLGGLHESGQVPDRETIHQMIRRMLADNPKVMDVWAIAEPNALDGRDAEYVGQLGSDPDGRFAPLWVRGDTIQLDVCKAHRKPAPDSDFYMRPLKSGGEVLMQPIVYPIQGKNIMVVSYCVPIRSGEKIIGVAGVDFAMDQFQEMVAAIQHGEGGYGFLVAANGLLVSYPEQEAWGQQAAQFVDLDTLQSRLAEGTPLNEKTTSELDGSKAFATGLPVVHDGGAPWMLCVVTPESHALAEATAIRNLCIAIGAAACLLVLILIWLMANRIAAPLTALSVQMHRFAEQLTRTGKEVLTAGNTMAQGATESAAAIEETSASVEEITSMVKRNAENSTSVDHAMGNTAELVASTTSSMQHLSESMAQITEVSRQTQRIVKTIDEIAFQTNLLALNAAVEAARAGSAGAGFAVVANEVRSLAQRAAEAARDTSSLIEGSVSKISKAAEVASQTESEFQEVEVAARQVTVLIKEIAQASSEQRNGISEIAKAMHELSGVVQQNAAVAEESAATAQEMESQASSLQQFARDLALMIRGTHPDDASPRDEAAGEPFGFNGHTRAKNDSRILVSLEGAKN
- a CDS encoding 5'-nucleotidase C-terminal domain-containing protein yields the protein MKLHRSLSLVGALIAGLFSVHSVSAQYKLTILHNNDAESQLINAGSGLEDYGGAARFVSLVNNLRTEANNAGNGVITLSSGDNFLAGAEFDASRSNNLGPGGTPLWYDALAWEQIGYDAMVLGNHDFDFGTQVLSQMISQASSTRFLSSNLDFSADSNLNPLATAGRIASSTTVTVNTASGSKTIGIVGATTPALPTISSPGAVKVQNMANTIATVQAEIDALRNGGADHVIFVSHLQDVNTDKTVINQLRGVDLAIAGGGDENLAEGSEPVGGFVPGDSKQGDYPLTDTTDADGNTIPIVTTAGSYKYLGKIDLEFDVDGNLIGANGDAYTVKDFAIDNANGVTADANTQNTVVNPVAAHVSGLAAQIIGTSEVTLDQRRATVRGGESNVGNLLADAMLAAAKANAPTGMEPVLAFVNGGGIRADIQNAPGDISQLFTFDTAPFSNFVAIKEITMGQLIAALTYSYDELVSDGMGGTDGGNGKLLQVSGGLYVQYDIDNDKLVNLIIDGRIIIQNGVLMVSEDELILVASTQFTLNGGDGYDFGEGDATMLGETYQQALSDFIQEDLGGVITDELYGSGADPRLSFVPEPSTYAALAGASVLGLVILRRRRA